The genomic segment CTAGATGTGTTCTGTTAGTTAAAAGTCCAGTTTGATTACTAACCACTCCCACTTTTTTATCCTTTAATAAAGGTAGGTAGTTTTCAAAATTGTCTGCCCCTGTTTTAAAACCTAGAGGTTGAAATCTGTTAAAAACATCTGATTTTTCTGTGTTGTTTGAATTTGAATTTACTTTTGGGAGTGAGATATTCTTGTTTACTGAACAAGAGACAATCAATAAAAGTAAACTAATAAATGAAAAATATTTTTTAAATTTTGTAATCATAATGCATCGAATAAATAGATGGTCAATTAGTGTAATTCGTGTTTTAGCTGTATTTTTGGCTCAAGTAAATACCCAATCATTTGAATTTAGAATATTTCATAGCCAAAAGACTAGTTACTGCTAAAGAATATAAAAGTAGTATTTCTGCTCCAATAATAAAAATTGCTATCGCAGCTATTGCTATTGGAATGGTAATGATGATTATTTCGGTAGCTACCGGAATTGGTTTGCAGCAAAAAATTCGCGAAAAAGTATCTGCGTTTAATGGGCATATTATTATATCAAATTATGATAATAACCAATCGGAAGCAACACTAACTCCTATTTCCAAAAATCAAAAATTTTATCCCAAGTTCAATTCGGTAGATGGTATTAGCCATATTCAAGCTGTGGCTACTAAAGCTGGAATTATTAGAACAGAAAAAGCGTTTGAAGGAATTATTTTCAAAGGAGTAGGAACAGATTACAAATGGGATAATATTCAGGAATATTTGATAGCAGGACATTTGCCTAATTTGTCAAGCCAACTTAACTCAGAAGTTGTGATTTCTCAATTCTTAGCTGATAGATTAGAATTAAAAGTTGGAGACGCTTTCAATACTTTTTTTATCAAAGAAAATCAAAACCAACTTCCCAACATTCGACGATTTAAAATCACAGGAATCTTTAATTCGGGATTTCAAGAATTTGATGCTACTTATATAATAGGAGACATTCGGCACGTGCAACGAATGAATAAATGGACTCCAAATCAAATCGGTGCGTTTGAGATTTTCGTACAAGATTTCGATCAGATTCAATCTGTTGGAGAGGAAGTGTATCAGCAAACACCTTCCAATTTGGATTCTAAGACTATAATCGAAAAATACAGTTACATCTTTGATTGGTTGCTTTTATTTGATTTCAATATAATTATTATTTTGGGAGTTATGATTTTAGTTGCAACAATTAATATGGTGGTGGCTTTATTAGTGCTTATTTTAGAACGCACCCAAATGATAGGGATTTTAAAAGCACTTGGTGCAAACAATTGGTCCGTGCGAAAAATATTTTTGTACAATGCCTTTTATCTAATTGTTCGAGGACTCTTATGGGGTAATTGTATTGGAATAGGAGTACTGCTTATCCAAAAATACTTTGGAATTATTGAACTCAATCCCGAAAATTACTATGTCAACCAAGCTCCAGTTTATTTTAATTTAGGATATATCGCTGCATTAAACCTGCTTACAGTGGGAGTTTGTTTCCTGGTTTTGCTGATTCCGTCCTATATTATCACTAAAATTTCTCCTATCAAAGCCATTCGCTACGAATAAATAATTGTAAACACTTAGCTTTTTTAACTTGGGCGTTCCCTTTCAGGTCGCGCTATGCGCTGTATCTTTTTAAAAGTGGACTTCGAGTTCCTCAGTCTCCTTTTAAAAAGGATGCCGCTACTATCCCTAACGCGGGTTAAACTTCAATAATAATTTCAATTTCAAAATTCAAAATTCCTTGTTCAATATTCCAAGTTCAATAACATTTCAAATTTCACAAAACCTTATATTTTCTTATATTCCTTATTTGGTTATTAAATCTGCGAATCTGCGGTAAATATCAATAAAAAGCATTTACAACTATTGAATTCAAAAAAAAACTTTCATTTATAGAAAACGGGTTATCAGTGAGTTAAGAAAAAGAATAAAAATAAAGTGTAGAAAAGCTTGTGAGAGCGGATTTAGGTTGTACTTTTGCACCCGCAATAAAGCAGACGTTCTTACTTCAATATTGAAAAGCAAACCAAATAAGATAAAAGAAATTTTGCTTTAAAAATTTGCCAGAGATAAAAAAGTAATTATCTTTGCCCTCCCGAAAAGGAGACAAGTTCTTGAATAGATTGAGTGAGTAAAAAGAGAGAAAAAAGGAAAAGTAATTTTCTTAAAAAAAACTTTTAATAATACTTGCGAGATAAAAAAGAAGTTGTACTTTTGCACCCGCTTTGAGAAACAAGCGACAAACAAAAAAGACACGTTCCTAGACATATTGAATTGACAGCCGTTTTGAAAGAGATTTCAAAACAAATTAAAGAGTAATAGAATCGTAAGATTCGAAAAAGACCATTAGATCATTGTCATAATACATAGAAGTAAATTTATTTGCTTCGCATAATATACGATGAAGAGTTTGATCCTGGCTCAGGATGAACGCTAGCGGCAGGCTTAACACATGCAAGTCGAGGGGTATAGTTCTTCGGAACTAGAGACCGGCGCACGGGTGCGTAACGCGTATGCAATCTACCTTTTACAGAGGGATAGCCCAGAGAAATTTGGATTAATACCTCATAGTATGTGAGAATCGCATGGTTTTCACATTAAAGTTCCAACGGTAAAAGATGAGCATGCGTCCCATTAGCTAGATGGTAAGGTAACGGCTTACCATGGCGACGATGGGTAGGGGTCCTGAGAGGGAGATCCCCCACACTGGTACTGAGACACGGACCAGACTCCTACGGGAGGCAGCAGTGAGGAATATTGGACAATGGGCGCAAGCCTGATCCAGCCATGCCGCGTGCAGGATGACGGTCCTATGGATTGTAAACTGCTTTTGTACAGGAAGAAACACTCCCTCGTGAGGGAGCTTGACGGTACTGTAAGAATAAGGATCGGCTAACTCCGTGCCAGCAGCCGCGGTAATACGGAGGATCCAAGCGTTATCCGGAATCATTGGGTTTAAAGGGTCCGTAGGCGGTTTAATAAGTCAGTGGTGAAAGCCCATCGCTCAACGGTGGAACGGCCATTGATACTGTTAAACTTGAATTATTAGGAAGTAACTAGAATATGTAGTGTAGCGGTGAAATGCTTAGAGATTACATGGAATACCAATTGCGAAGGCAGGTTACTACTAATGGATTGACGCTGATGGACGAAAGCGTGGGTAGCGAACAGGATTAGATACCCTGGTAGTCCACGCCGTAAACGATGGATACTAGCTGTTGGGAGCAATCTCAGTGGCTAAGCGAAAGTGATAAGTATCCCACCTGGGGAGTACGTTCGCAAGAATGAAACTCAAAGGAATTGACGGGGGCCCGCACAAGCGGTGGAGCATGTGGTTTAATTCGATGATACGCGAGGAACCTTACCAAGGCTTAAATGTAGTTTGACCGTTTTGGAAACAGAACTTTCGCAAGACAAATTACAAGGTGCTGCATGGTTGTCGTCAGCTCGTGCCGTGAGGTGTCAGGTTAAGTCCTATAACGAGCGCAACCCCTGTTGTTAGTTGCCAGCGAGTCATGTCGGGAACTCTAACAAGACTGCCAGTGTAAACTGTGAGGAAGGTGGGGATGACGTCAAATCATCACGGCCCTTACGCCTTGGGCTACACACGTGCTACAATGGCCGGTACAGAGAGCAGCCACTGGGCGACCAGGAGCGAATCTACAAAACCGGTCACAGTTCGGATCGGAGTCTGCAACTCGACTCCGTGAAGCTGGAATCGCTAGTAATCGGATATCAGCCATGATCCGGTGAATACGTTCCCGGGCCTTGTACACACCGCCCGTCAAGCCATGGAAGCTGGGGGTGCCTGAAGTCGGTGACCGCAAGGAGCTGCCTAGGGTAAAACTGGTAACTAGGGCTAAGTCGTAACAAGGTAGCCGTACCGGAAGGTGCGGCTGGAACACCTCCTTTCTAGAGCTTGAATGTTAGTTGCCTTGGTAACA from the Flavobacterium ammonificans genome contains:
- a CDS encoding ABC transporter permease yields the protein MNLEYFIAKRLVTAKEYKSSISAPIIKIAIAAIAIGMVMMIISVATGIGLQQKIREKVSAFNGHIIISNYDNNQSEATLTPISKNQKFYPKFNSVDGISHIQAVATKAGIIRTEKAFEGIIFKGVGTDYKWDNIQEYLIAGHLPNLSSQLNSEVVISQFLADRLELKVGDAFNTFFIKENQNQLPNIRRFKITGIFNSGFQEFDATYIIGDIRHVQRMNKWTPNQIGAFEIFVQDFDQIQSVGEEVYQQTPSNLDSKTIIEKYSYIFDWLLLFDFNIIIILGVMILVATINMVVALLVLILERTQMIGILKALGANNWSVRKIFLYNAFYLIVRGLLWGNCIGIGVLLIQKYFGIIELNPENYYVNQAPVYFNLGYIAALNLLTVGVCFLVLLIPSYIITKISPIKAIRYE